In Myripristis murdjan chromosome 2, fMyrMur1.1, whole genome shotgun sequence, a genomic segment contains:
- the LOC115370930 gene encoding butyrophilin-like protein 9 isoform X1, translated as MWTLTSRDSGFAEACQVKTVSPLRTLLSGSSLHCDVPVKQTCDRIWLLLVFVTAASCQQSVSSVVGQHVLLPCAYEPADKLPPRVNVFWRWGDDVNVYNIVQNVQHLQNQAPRFRNRVSSFPELYRTGNFSLLLQKVTLNDSGSYSCHVPAENFRQNVQLDVQLTGEENKTTGGGAAGNRIGNKSGSIGIRLNHLTLLVFLLLGQSVLCQN; from the exons ATGTGGACTCTGACGTCACGTGACTCTGGGTTTGCGGAAGCCTGTCAGGTGAAGACTGTCAGTCCTCTGCGCACGCTGCT cTCCGgctcctctctccactgtgacgtTCCAGTGAAGCAGAC CTGTGACAGGATCTGGCTGCTGCTCGTCTTTGTCACCGCAG CTTCCTGCCAGCAGAGCGTGAGCAGCGTGGTGGGACAGCACGTCCTGCTGCCCTGCGCCTATGAGCCGGCTGACAAGCTGCCGCCTCGCGTCAACGTCTTCTGGCGCTGGGGCGACGACGTCAACGTCTACAATATCGTCCAGAATGTTCAGCACCTGCAGAACCAGGCGCCTCGCTTCAGGAACCGCGTCAGCAGCTTCCCAGAACTCTACCGGACCGGAAACTtctccctgctgctgcagaaaGTCACGCTGAACGACAGCGGGTCCTACAGCTGCCACGTCCCGGCGGAGAACTTCCGGCAGAACGTCCAGCTCGATGTCCAGCTCACAG GTGAGGAGAACAAGACGACAGGGGGAGGTGCCGCTGGAAACCGAATAGGAAACAAGAGCGGCAGCATCGGCATCAGGCTAAACCACCTGACCCTGCTGGTGTTCCTGCTGCTGGGTCAGAGCGTCCTCTGTCAAAACTGA
- the LOC115370930 gene encoding CD276 antigen homolog isoform X2 yields the protein MDASRSCDRIWLLLVFVTAASCQQSVSSVVGQHVLLPCAYEPADKLPPRVNVFWRWGDDVNVYNIVQNVQHLQNQAPRFRNRVSSFPELYRTGNFSLLLQKVTLNDSGSYSCHVPAENFRQNVQLDVQLTGEENKTTGGGAAGNRIGNKSGSIGIRLNHLTLLVFLLLGQSVLCQN from the exons ATGGACGCTTCCAGAAG CTGTGACAGGATCTGGCTGCTGCTCGTCTTTGTCACCGCAG CTTCCTGCCAGCAGAGCGTGAGCAGCGTGGTGGGACAGCACGTCCTGCTGCCCTGCGCCTATGAGCCGGCTGACAAGCTGCCGCCTCGCGTCAACGTCTTCTGGCGCTGGGGCGACGACGTCAACGTCTACAATATCGTCCAGAATGTTCAGCACCTGCAGAACCAGGCGCCTCGCTTCAGGAACCGCGTCAGCAGCTTCCCAGAACTCTACCGGACCGGAAACTtctccctgctgctgcagaaaGTCACGCTGAACGACAGCGGGTCCTACAGCTGCCACGTCCCGGCGGAGAACTTCCGGCAGAACGTCCAGCTCGATGTCCAGCTCACAG GTGAGGAGAACAAGACGACAGGGGGAGGTGCCGCTGGAAACCGAATAGGAAACAAGAGCGGCAGCATCGGCATCAGGCTAAACCACCTGACCCTGCTGGTGTTCCTGCTGCTGGGTCAGAGCGTCCTCTGTCAAAACTGA